One Malania oleifera isolate guangnan ecotype guangnan chromosome 9, ASM2987363v1, whole genome shotgun sequence DNA segment encodes these proteins:
- the LOC131163878 gene encoding probable glutathione S-transferase — protein MADEGVVLLDLWVSPFAMRVRIALGEKGIEYESREEDLSNKSPLLLNANPVHKMIPVLIHKGKPVCESLIIVQYIDEVWNDKTPLLPSDPYHKAQSRFWADFVDKKIYPIGRRVWTTTGEDQAAAKKELIECFKLLEAELGERTYFGGENIGLVDIALVPFYSWFYVFERFGNFSVGAECPKLVRWAESCMEKESVAKVLPDKYRVYDFIVELRKKLGVA, from the exons ATGGCAGACGAAGGGGTTGTCCTGTTGGATTTGTGGGTGAGCCCTTTTGCAATGAGGGTCAGAATCGCGTTGGGCGAAAAGGGCATAGAGTATGAATCCAGAGAAGAAGATTTGAGCAACAAGAGCCCTCTGCTTCTCAACGCCAACCCTGTTCACAAGATGATCCCTGTTCTGATCCACAAGGGGAAGCCTGTGTGCGAATCTCTCATAATAGTTCAATACATTGACGAGGTGTGGAATGACAAGACTCCTCTGCTGCCTTCTGATCCCTACCACAAAGCCCAATCAAGGTTTTGGGCCGACTTCGTTGACAAAAAG ATATACCCCATAGGGCGACGAGTGTGGACGACGACAGGGGAGGACCAAGCGGCTGCAAAGAAAGAGCTGATAGAGTGCTTCAAGCTGTTGGAAGCAGAGCTTGGGGAAAGAACTTACTTTGGTGGCGAAAATATTGGGCTGGTGGACATAGCTCTGGTGCCCTTTTACAGTTGGTTCTACGTGTTTGAGAGATTTGGGAACTTCAGCGTGGGAGCAGAGTGCCCAAAGCTCGTGAGATGGGCCGAGAGTTGCATGGAAAAGGAGAGCGTAGCCAAAGTCCTGCCTGACAAGTACAGGGTTTACGACTTCATCGTGGAGCTGAGGAAGAAGCTTGGGgttgcataa